One part of the Arabidopsis thaliana chromosome 1 sequence genome encodes these proteins:
- the WAK4 gene encoding wall associated kinase 4 (wall associated kinase 4 (WAK4); FUNCTIONS IN: protein serine/threonine kinase activity, protein kinase activity, ATP binding, calcium ion binding; INVOLVED IN: protein amino acid phosphorylation, unidimensional cell growth, lateral root development; LOCATED IN: plasma membrane; EXPRESSED IN: root, trichome; CONTAINS InterPro DOMAIN/s: EGF-like calcium-binding (InterPro:IPR001881), EGF-like, type 3 (InterPro:IPR000742), Serine-threonine/tyrosine-protein kinase (InterPro:IPR001245), Protein kinase-like domain (InterPro:IPR011009), Serine/threonine-protein kinase, active site (InterPro:IPR008271), Protein kinase, catalytic domain (InterPro:IPR000719), EGF-like calcium-binding, conserved site (InterPro:IPR018097), EGF-type aspartate/asparagine hydroxylation site (InterPro:IPR000152), EGF calcium-binding (InterPro:IPR013091), EGF-like (InterPro:IPR006210); BEST Arabidopsis thaliana protein match is: wall-associated kinase 2 (TAIR:AT1G21270.1); Has 129683 Blast hits to 121711 proteins in 4745 species: Archae - 127; Bacteria - 14044; Metazoa - 54379; Fungi - 9626; Plants - 33474; Viruses - 427; Other Eukaryotes - 17606 (source: NCBI BLink).), with translation MKVQRLFLVAIFCLSYMQLVKGQTLPRCPEKCGNVTLEYPFGFSPGCWRAEDPSFNLSCVNENLFYKGLEVVEISHSSQLRVLYPASYICYNSKGKFAKGTYYWSNLGNLTLSGNNTITALGCNSYAFVSSNGTRRNSVGCISACDALSHEANGECNGEGCCQNPVPAGNNWLIVRSYRFDNDTSVQPISEGQCIYAFLVENGKFKYNASDKYSYLQNRNVGFPVVLDWSIRGETCGQVGEKKCGVNGICSNSASGIGYTCKCKGGFQGNPYLQNGCQDINECTTANPIHKHNCSGDSTCENKLGHFRCNCRSRYELNTTTNTCKPKGNPEYVEWTTIVLGTTIGFLVILLAISCIEHKMKNTKDTELRQQFFEQNGGGMLMQRLSGAGPSNVDVKIFTEEGMKEATDGYDENRILGQGGQGTVYKGILPDNSIVAIKKARLGDNSQVEQFINEVLVLSQINHRNVVKLLGCCLETEVPLLVYEFISSGTLFDHLHGSMFDSSLTWEHRLRMAVEIAGTLAYLHSSASIPIIHRDIKTANILLDENLTAKVADFGASRLIPMDKEDLATMVQGTLGYLDPEYYNTGLLNEKSDVYSFGVVLMELLSGQKALCFERPQTSKHIVSYFASATKENRLHEIIDGQVMNENNQREIQKAARIAVECTRLTGEERPGMKEVAAELEALRVTKTKHKWSDEYPEQEDTEHLVGVQKLSAQGETSSSIGYDSIRNVAILDIEAGR, from the exons atgaaagtgCAGCGTCTGTTCTTAGTAGCTATTTTCTGCCTCTCTTATATGCAGCTGGTCAAGGGGCAAACCTTGCCTCGTTGCCCCGAAAAATGTGGCAACGTTACACTTGAGTACCCTTTTGGCTTTTCTCCAGGTTGTTGGCGTGCCGAAGATCCTAGTTTCAATCTCAGTTGTGTGAACGAGAATCTATTCTATAAGGGCCTTGAAGTGGTCGAAATATCTCACAGCAGCCAGTTACGCGTCCTATATCCTGCATCCTACATTTGCTACAACAGCAAAGGAAAGTTCGCTAAAGGGACTTACTACTGGAGTAATCTAGGTAATTTGACTCTCTCCGGCAACAACACGATTACTGCATTAGGCTGTAACTCGTACGCTTTTGTGTCCTCTAATGGAACTCGAAGAAACTCAGTTGGATGCATATCAGCATGTGATGCTCTTTCCCATGAAGCAAATGGAGAATGTAATGGTGAAGGCTGCTGCCAGAACCCCGTCCCTGCAGGGAACAATTGGTTAATAGTCAGATCATATCGCTTTGACAACGACACGTCAGTGCAACCTATCTCTGAGGGTCAATGCATCTACGCCTTTCTCGTTGAAAATGGCAAGTTTAAGTACAATGCTTCGGACAAATATTCTTATCTGCAGAATAGGAATGTGGGGTTTCCTGTGGTCTTGGATTGGTCTATTAGGGGAGAGACATGTGGGCAAGTTGGAGAAAAGAAATGCGGTGTGAATGGCATATGTTCCAATTCTGCTAGTGGGATCGGGTATACATGCAAATGCAAAGGAGGTTTCCAGGGGAATCCATATCTTCAAAACGGTTGCCAAG ACATCAATGAGTGTACTACTGCTAATCCTATCCATAAACATAACTGCTCGGGTGACAGCACCTGTGAAAACAAGTTGGGACACTTCCGTTGTAATTGTCGATCTCGTTACGAATTAAATACCACCACTAATACCTGCAAACCTAAAGGCAATCCTGAATACGTTGAATGGACTACAATTGTTCTTG GAACCACTATCGGCTTCTTGGTCATTCTGCTTGCCATTAGCTGTATAGAACATAAAATGAAGAACACCAAGGACACCGAGCTCCGACAACAATTCTTCGAGCAAAATGGTGGCGGCATGTTGATGCAGCGACTCTCAGGAGCAGGGCCATCAAATGTTGATGTCAAAATCTTCACTGAGGAAGGAATGAAGGAAGCAACTGATGGTTATGATGAGAACAGAATCTTGGGCCAGGGAGGCCAAGGAACAGTCTACAAAGGTATATTACCGGACAACTCCATAGTTGCTATAAAGAAAGCTCGGCTTGGAGACAATAGCCAAGTAGAGCAGTTCATCAATGAAGTGCTTGTGCTTTCACAAATCAACCATAGGAACGTGGTCAAGCTCTTGGGCTGCTGTCTAGAGACTGAAGTTCCCTTGTTGGTCTATGAGTTCATTTCCAGTGGGACCCTTTTCGATCACTTACACGGTTCTatgtttgattcttctctAACATGGGAACATCGTTTGAGAATGGCTGTAGAAATAGCTGGAACTCTTGCTTATCTTCACTCCTCTGCTTCTATACCAATCATCCATCGCGATATCAAAACTGCAAATATTCTTCTGGATGAAAACTTAACTGCAAAAGTAGCTGACTTTGGTGCTTCAAGGCTGATACCAATGGATAAAGAAGACCTCGCAACTATGGTGCAAGGAACTCTAGGTTACCTAGACCCAGAATATTACAACACAGGGTTGCTAAACGAAAAGAGCGATGTTTATAGCTTTGGGGTAGTCCTAATGGAACTGTTATCAGGTCAAAAGGCATTGTGCTTTGAAAGGCCACAGACTTCAAAACATATAGTGAGTTACTTTGCCTCAGCCACGAAAGAGAATAGGTTGCACGAGATTATTGATGGCCAAGTGATGAACGAGAATAATCAGAGGGAGATCCAGAAAGCTGCAAGAATTGCTGTTGAGTGTACAAGATTGACGGGAGAAGAAAGGCCAGGGATGAAGGAAGTAGCTGCAGAGCTTGAGGCCTTGAGAgtcacaaaaaccaaacataagtGGTCAGATGAGTATCCTGAACAGGAGGATACTGAGCACTTGGTTGGTGTTCAAAAATTATCAGCACAAGGCGAAACCAGCAGCAGCATTGGCTATGATAGTATCAGGAATGTAGCAATACTGGACATTGAAGCAGGCCGCTGA
- the WAK5 gene encoding wall associated kinase 5 (wall associated kinase 5 (WAK5); FUNCTIONS IN: protein serine/threonine kinase activity, kinase activity; INVOLVED IN: protein amino acid phosphorylation; LOCATED IN: plasma membrane; CONTAINS InterPro DOMAIN/s: EGF-like calcium-binding (InterPro:IPR001881), EGF-like, type 3 (InterPro:IPR000742), Serine-threonine/tyrosine-protein kinase (InterPro:IPR001245), Protein kinase-like domain (InterPro:IPR011009), Serine/threonine-protein kinase, active site (InterPro:IPR008271), Protein kinase, catalytic domain (InterPro:IPR000719), EGF-like calcium-binding, conserved site (InterPro:IPR018097), EGF-type aspartate/asparagine hydroxylation site (InterPro:IPR000152), EGF calcium-binding (InterPro:IPR013091), EGF-like (InterPro:IPR006210); BEST Arabidopsis thaliana protein match is: cell wall-associated kinase (TAIR:AT1G21250.1); Has 137298 Blast hits to 123121 proteins in 4733 species: Archae - 125; Bacteria - 14072; Metazoa - 61552; Fungi - 9626; Plants - 33595; Viruses - 427; Other Eukaryotes - 17901 (source: NCBI BLink).), producing the protein MKVHSLFLMAIFFYLAYTQLVKAQPRDDCQTRCGDVPIDYPFGISTGCYYPGDDSFNITCEEDKPNVLSNIEVLNFNHSGQLRGLIPRSTVCYDQQTNNDFESLWFRLDNLSFSPNNKFTLVGCNAWALLSTFGIQNYSTGCMSLCDTPPPPNSKCNGVGCCRTEVSIPLDSHRIETQPSRFENMTSVEHFNPCSYAFFVEDGMFNFSSLEDLKDLRNVTRFPVLLDWSIGNQTCEQVVGRNICGGNSTCFDSTRGKGYNCKCLQGFDGNPYLSDGCQDINECTTRIHNCSDTSTCENTLGSFHCQCPSGSDLNTTTMSCIDTPKEEPKYLGWTTVLLGTTIGFLIILLTISYIQQKMRHRKNTELRQQFFEQNGGGMLIQRLSGAGPSNVDVKIFTEEGMKEATDGYNESRILGQGGQGTVYKGILQDNSIVAIKKARLGDRSQVEQFINEVLVLSQINHRNVVKLLGCCLETEVPLLVYEFISSGTLFDHLHGSMFDSSLTWEHRLRIAIEVAGTLAYLHSYASIPIIHRDVKTANILLDENLTAKVADFGASRLIPMDQEQLTTMVQGTLGYLDPEYYNTGLLNEKSDVYSFGVVLMELLSGEKALCFERPQSSKHLVSYFVSAMKENRLHEIIDGQVMNEYNQREIQESARIAVECTRIMGEERPSMKEVAAELEALRVKTTKHQWSDQYPKEVEHLLGVQILSTQGDTSSIGYDSIQNVTRLDIETGR; encoded by the exons ATGAAGGTGCATAGTCTGTTCTTGATGGCTATTTTCTTCTACCTAGCATATACGCAGCTGGTCAAGGCGCAACCTCGCGATGATTGCCAAACTAGATGTGGTGACGTCCCAATTGATTACCCTTTTGGTATTTCTACAGGTTGTTACTACCCCGGAGATGATAGCTTCAATATTACCTGTGAGGAAGATAAACCAAATGTCTTAAGCAACATTGAAGTGCTAAACTTTAATCATAGCGGCCAGCTACGCGGTCTGATTCCTCGATCCACTGTTTGCTACGACCAGCAAACAAATAATGATTTCGAGTCCCTCTGGTTTCGGTTGGATAATTTATCTTTCTCCCCCAATAACAAGTTTACTTTAGTAGGCTGTAACGCTTGGGCACTTCTAAGCACTTTTGGAATACAAAACTACTCAACTGGATGTATGTCATTATGCGATACTCCCCCGCCGCCAAATAGTAAATGTAATGGTGTTGGTTGCTGCAGAACAGAGGTATCTATCCCCTTGGATAGCCATAGAATTGAAACTCAACCATCTCGCTTCGAAAACATGACTTCCGTGGAGCACTTTAATCCTTGCAGCTACGCTTTTTTCGTTGAAGATGGTATGTTTAACTTCAGTTCTTTAGAAGATCTTAAGGATCTGCGAAATGTCACGAGGTTCCCTGTGTTACTAGATTGGTCTATTGGAAACCAGACATGTGAGCAAGTTGTAGGTAGAAACATATGTGGTGGGAACAGCACATGTTTTGATTCTACTCGTGGAAAGGGTTATAACTGCAAGTGTTTACAAGGTTTTGATGGGAATCCATACCTTTCGGACGGTTGCCAAG ACATCAATGAGTGTACTACCCGTATACATAACTGTTCGGATACCAGCACATGTGAAAACACACTTGGAAGCTTCCATTGTCAGTGCCCATCTGGTTCTGATTTAAATACCACTACTATGAGCTGCATTGACACACCTAAAGAAGAGCCTAAGTACTTAGGATGGACTACTGTTCTTCTTG GAACCACCATCGGATTCTTAATCATCTTGCTTACCATTAGctatatacaacaaaaaatgagGCACCGAAAAAACACCGAGCTGCGACAACAATTCTTCGAGCAAAATGGTGGTGGCATGTTGATACAGCGACTCTCAGGAGCAGGGCCATCAAATGTGGATGTCAAAATCTTTACTGAAGAAGGCATGAAGGAAGCAACTGATGGTTATAATGAGAGCAGAATCCTAGGCCAGGGAGGACAAGGAACAGTCTACAAAGGGATATTGCAAGATAACTCCATTGTTGCTATAAAGAAAGCTCGACTTGGAGACCGTAGCCAAGTAGAGCAGTTCATCAACGAAGTGCTAGTGCTTTCACAAATAAACCACAGGAACGTGGTCAAACTCTTGGGCTGTTGTCTAGAGACTGAAGTTCCCTTGTTGGTCTATGAGTTCATTTCCAGTGGCACTCTTTTTGATCACTTGCACGGTTCTATGTTTGATTCTTCGCTTACATGGGAACACCGTCTGAGGATAGCCATAGAAGTTGCTGGAACTCTTGCATATCTTCACTCCTATGCTTCTATTCCAATCATCCACCGAGATGTCAAGACTGCTAACATTCTCCTCGATGAAAACTTAACTGCAAAAGTAGCTGATTTTGGTGCATCAAGGCTGATACCGATGGACCAAGAGCAGCTCACAACTATGGTTCAAGGAACTCTTGGCTATTTAGACCCTGAATACTACAATACAGGGCTTCTGAACGAAAAGAGCGATGTTTATAGCTTTGGGGTAGTCCTCATGGAACTGCTCTCAGGTGAAAAGGCATTATGCTTTGAACGGCCACAAAGCTCAAAACATCTAGTGAGTTACTTTGTTTCTGCCATGAAAGAAAATAGGTTGCATGAGATTATTGACGGTCAAGTTATGAACGAGTATAATCAGAGGGAGATCCAGGAATCTGCAAGAATTGCTGTTGAGTGTACAAGAATTATGGGAGAGGAAAGGCCAAGTATGAAAGAAGTAGCTGCAGAGTTAGAGGCCTTGAGAGTCAAAACAACCAAACATCAGTGGTCAGATCAATATCCCAAGGAGGTTGAGCATTTGCTTGGTGTTCAAATCTTATCGACGCAAGGTGATACCAGTAGCATTGGCTATGACAGCATCCAGAATGTAACAAGGTTGGACATTGAAACTGGCCGCTGA
- the WAK3 gene encoding wall associated kinase 3 — protein sequence MKFQEGVFLVVIFFLAYTQLVKGQHQPREDCKLKCGNVTIEYPFGISTGCYYPGDDNFNLTCVVEEKLLLFGIIQVTNISHSGHVSVLFERFSECYEQKNETNGTALGYQLGSSFSLSSNNKFTLVGCNALSLLSTFGKQNYSTGCLSLCNSQPEANGRCNGGGQGTVYKGILPDNTIVAIKKARLADSRQVDQFIHEVLVLSQINHRNVVKILGCCLETEVPLLVYEFITNGTLFDHLHGSIFDSSLTWEHRLRIAIEVAGTLAYLHSSASIPIIHRDIKTANILLDENLTAKVADFGASKLIPMDKEQLTTMVQGTLGYLDPEYYTTGLLNEKSDVYSFGVVLMELLSGQKALCFERPQASKHLVSYFVSATEENRLHEIIDDQVLNEDNLKEIQEAARIAAECTRLMGEERPRMKEVAAKLEALRVEKTKHKWSDQYPEENEHLIGGHILSAQGETSSSIGYDSIKNVAILDIETGR from the exons ATGAAGTTCCAGGAGGGTGTGTTCTTGGTGGTTATTTTCTTCCTTGCATATACTCAGCTTGTGAAGGGGCAACATCAACCTCGCGAAGATTGTAAACTTAAATGTGGAAACGTCACAATAGAGTACCCTTTTGGTATTTCTACAGGTTGTTACTATCCCGGAGATGATAATTTCAATCTCACCTGTGTCGTGGAAGAGAAGCTACTACTCTTTGGCATCATTCAAGTGACCAATATTTCTCACAGTGGCCATGTAAGTGTACTGTTTGAACGATTCTCTGAATGCTACGAGCAGAAAAATGAGACTAATGGAACTGCCCTCGGGTATCAGCTGGGTAGtagtttctctctctcctccaACAACAAGTTTACTTTAGTAGGATGTAACGCTTTATCACTTTTGAGCACTTTTGGAAAGCAAAACTACTCAACTGGATGCTTGTCATTATGCAATTCTCAACCAGAGGCAAATGGAAGATGTAATGGT GGAGGTCAAGGAACAGTCTACAAAGGGATATTGCCGGACAACACTATCGTTGCTATAAAGAAAGCTCGGCTTGCAGACAGTAGACAAGTAGATCAGTTCATCCACGAAGTGCTCGTGCTTTCACAAATTAACCACAGGAACGTGGTCAAGATCTTGGGTTGCTGTCTAGAGACTGAAGTCCCCTTGTTGGTCTATGAATTCATTACCAATGGCACCCTTTTCGATCACTTGCACGGTTCcatttttgattcttctcttaCATGGGAACACCGCCTCAGAATAGCGATAGAAGTCGCTGGAACTCTTGCTTATCTTCACTCCTCTGCTTCTATTCCAATCATCCATCGCGATATCAAAACTGCAAATATTCTCTTGGATGAAAACTTAACTGCAAAAGTAGCCGACTTTGGCGCTTCTAAGCTTATACCAATGGATAAAGAGCAGCTCACAACTATGGTGCAAGGCACTCTAGGCTATTTAGACCCAGAATACTATACCACAGGGCTTCTGAACGAGAAGAGCGATGTGTATAGCTTTGGGGTAGTCCTCATGGAACTGCTCTCAGGTCAAAAGGCATTGTGCTTTGAACGGCCACAGGCTTCAAAACATTTGGTGAGTTACTTTGTTTCTGCCACGGAAGAGAATAGGTTGCATGAGATTATTGACGACCAAGTGTTGAACGAGGATAATCTGAAGGAGATCCAGGAAGCTGCAAGAATTGCTGCAGAGTGTACAAGGCTAATGGGAGAGGAAAGGCCAAGGATGAAAGAAGTAGCTGCAAAGCTAGAAGCCTTGAGGGTCgagaaaaccaaacataagTGGTCGGATCAGTATCCTGAGGAGAATGAACACTTGATTGGTGGTCACATCTTGTCTGCACAAGGCGAAACCAGTAGCAGCATTGGCTATGATAGCATCAAAAATGTAGCAATATTGGACATTGAAACTGGCCGCTGA
- the WAK3 gene encoding wall associated kinase 3 (wall associated kinase 3 (WAK3); FUNCTIONS IN: protein serine/threonine kinase activity, kinase activity; INVOLVED IN: protein amino acid phosphorylation; LOCATED IN: plasma membrane; EXPRESSED IN: 9 plant structures; EXPRESSED DURING: 9 growth stages; CONTAINS InterPro DOMAIN/s: EGF-like calcium-binding (InterPro:IPR001881), EGF-like, type 3 (InterPro:IPR000742), Serine/threonine-protein kinase-like domain (InterPro:IPR017442), Protein kinase-like domain (InterPro:IPR011009), Serine/threonine-protein kinase, active site (InterPro:IPR008271), EGF-type aspartate/asparagine hydroxylation site (InterPro:IPR000152), Protein kinase, catalytic domain (InterPro:IPR000719), EGF-like calcium-binding, conserved site (InterPro:IPR018097), EGF calcium-binding (InterPro:IPR013091), EGF-like (InterPro:IPR006210); BEST Arabidopsis thaliana protein match is: cell wall-associated kinase (TAIR:AT1G21250.1); Has 137245 Blast hits to 122966 proteins in 4824 species: Archae - 125; Bacteria - 13959; Metazoa - 61902; Fungi - 9553; Plants - 33418; Viruses - 443; Other Eukaryotes - 17845 (source: NCBI BLink).) → MKFQEGVFLVVIFFLAYTQLVKGQHQPREDCKLKCGNVTIEYPFGISTGCYYPGDDNFNLTCVVEEKLLLFGIIQVTNISHSGHVSVLFERFSECYEQKNETNGTALGYQLGSSFSLSSNNKFTLVGCNALSLLSTFGKQNYSTGCLSLCNSQPEANGRCNGVGCCTTEDFSVPFDSDTFQFGSVRLRNQVNNSLDLFNTSVYQFNPCTYAFLVEDGKFNFDSSKDLKNLRNVTRFPVALDWSIGNQTCEQAGSTRICGKNSSCYNSTTRNGYICKCNEGYDGNPYRSEGCKDIDECISDTHNCSDPKTCRNRDGGFDCKCPSGYDLNSSMSCTRPEYKRTRIFLVIIIGVLVLLLAAICIQHATKQRKYTKLRRQFFEQNGGGMLIQRLSGAGLSNIDFKIFTEEGMKEATNGYDESRILGQGGQGTVYKGILPDNTIVAIKKARLADSRQVDQFIHEVLVLSQINHRNVVKILGCCLETEVPLLVYEFITNGTLFDHLHGSIFDSSLTWEHRLRIAIEVAGTLAYLHSSASIPIIHRDIKTANILLDENLTAKVADFGASKLIPMDKEQLTTMVQGTLGYLDPEYYTTGLLNEKSDVYSFGVVLMELLSGQKALCFERPQASKHLVSYFVSATEENRLHEIIDDQVLNEDNLKEIQEAARIAAECTRLMGEERPRMKEVAAKLEALRVEKTKHKWSDQYPEENEHLIGGHILSAQGETSSSIGYDSIKNVAILDIETGR, encoded by the exons ATGAAGTTCCAGGAGGGTGTGTTCTTGGTGGTTATTTTCTTCCTTGCATATACTCAGCTTGTGAAGGGGCAACATCAACCTCGCGAAGATTGTAAACTTAAATGTGGAAACGTCACAATAGAGTACCCTTTTGGTATTTCTACAGGTTGTTACTATCCCGGAGATGATAATTTCAATCTCACCTGTGTCGTGGAAGAGAAGCTACTACTCTTTGGCATCATTCAAGTGACCAATATTTCTCACAGTGGCCATGTAAGTGTACTGTTTGAACGATTCTCTGAATGCTACGAGCAGAAAAATGAGACTAATGGAACTGCCCTCGGGTATCAGCTGGGTAGtagtttctctctctcctccaACAACAAGTTTACTTTAGTAGGATGTAACGCTTTATCACTTTTGAGCACTTTTGGAAAGCAAAACTACTCAACTGGATGCTTGTCATTATGCAATTCTCAACCAGAGGCAAATGGAAGATGTAATGGTGTAGGTTGCTGCACAACAGAGGACTTCTCTGTCCCGTTCGATAGCGATACATTCCAATTTGGCTCAGTTCGCTTGAGAAACCAAGTTAATAATTCCTTAGATCTATTTAATACTTCGGTATATCAGTTTAATCCTTGCACCTACGCTTTTCTCGTTGAAGATGGTAAGTTTAACTTCGATTCTTCAAAAGATCTTAAGAATCTGAGGAATGTCACGAGGTTCCCTGTGGCACTAGATTGGTCTATTGGAAACCAGACATGTGAGCAAGCTGGAAGCACAAGAATATGCGGTAAGAACAGCTCATGTTACAATTCTACTACTAGAAACGGGTATATCTGCAAATGTAATGAAGGTTATGATGGGAATCCATACCGTTCAGAGGGTTGCAAAG ACATCGATGAGTGTATTAGTGATACACATAACTGTTCGGATCCAAAAACCTGTAGAAACAGGGATGGAGGCTTCGATTGTAAGTGTCCATCTGGTTACGACTTAAACTCCAGTATGAGCTGCACGAGGCCCGAATACAAACGGACTCGAATTTTTCTTG TAATCATAATCGGCGTCTTGGTCCTCCTGCTTGCTGCGATCTGTATACAACATGCAACGAAGCAAAGGAAGTATACCAAGCTCCGACGACAATTCTTTGAGCAAAATGGTGGTGGCATGTTGATACAGCGACTTTCAGGAGCAGGGTTGTCAAACattgatttcaaaatctttacTGAGGAAGGCATGAAAGAGGCAACTAATGGCTATGATGAGAGCAGAATCTTGGGCCAGGGAGGTCAAGGAACAGTCTACAAAGGGATATTGCCGGACAACACTATCGTTGCTATAAAGAAAGCTCGGCTTGCAGACAGTAGACAAGTAGATCAGTTCATCCACGAAGTGCTCGTGCTTTCACAAATTAACCACAGGAACGTGGTCAAGATCTTGGGTTGCTGTCTAGAGACTGAAGTCCCCTTGTTGGTCTATGAATTCATTACCAATGGCACCCTTTTCGATCACTTGCACGGTTCcatttttgattcttctcttaCATGGGAACACCGCCTCAGAATAGCGATAGAAGTCGCTGGAACTCTTGCTTATCTTCACTCCTCTGCTTCTATTCCAATCATCCATCGCGATATCAAAACTGCAAATATTCTCTTGGATGAAAACTTAACTGCAAAAGTAGCCGACTTTGGCGCTTCTAAGCTTATACCAATGGATAAAGAGCAGCTCACAACTATGGTGCAAGGCACTCTAGGCTATTTAGACCCAGAATACTATACCACAGGGCTTCTGAACGAGAAGAGCGATGTGTATAGCTTTGGGGTAGTCCTCATGGAACTGCTCTCAGGTCAAAAGGCATTGTGCTTTGAACGGCCACAGGCTTCAAAACATTTGGTGAGTTACTTTGTTTCTGCCACGGAAGAGAATAGGTTGCATGAGATTATTGACGACCAAGTGTTGAACGAGGATAATCTGAAGGAGATCCAGGAAGCTGCAAGAATTGCTGCAGAGTGTACAAGGCTAATGGGAGAGGAAAGGCCAAGGATGAAAGAAGTAGCTGCAAAGCTAGAAGCCTTGAGGGTCgagaaaaccaaacataagTGGTCGGATCAGTATCCTGAGGAGAATGAACACTTGATTGGTGGTCACATCTTGTCTGCACAAGGCGAAACCAGTAGCAGCATTGGCTATGATAGCATCAAAAATGTAGCAATATTGGACATTGAAACTGGCCGCTGA